The following proteins come from a genomic window of Venturia canescens isolate UGA chromosome 4, ASM1945775v1, whole genome shotgun sequence:
- the LOC122409580 gene encoding uncharacterized protein isoform X1, which produces MASDNEASCVSDPNFAVICSFLECFGKSCGINYPDIARLQEMLEDTQEVPQQLVELHIKLLRKLRKTVSPEKWERALVKFCHTYSNQDGWELERFGYKKARIGVKLRLLKVLLEAQFDLNARFKLEVNKLAADQLRVEPLGRDKTGLTYWFQLDEECNIRVYREDLDEENWELVAQDREGVVNLINLLSDGEGELIPVNEDSSNSMGISEKPIIDTGQVAECALPADEKKPENGTTKEEKMEQEQEVASVTVPNNQEVETEKERIENTVQNVNENKEVEEQVEDEEEEEEEEGEGDEEDEEVSNDESSEANSDENDEEEEEEEEDEEEEDEEDSQEASEIKNQAPQSVIPPKLVENKAPLMTIQAKNVVEKEAPRTPWKVSISEVNNEVVPISGEAVQIPKPIAAKANALDSTIQVKAIETPVITTSPLKLINIHELQNPAVVDRGLQREEKYSVKSALPFQASESTSIHPKFPVKPIDKLAANLSRIQSEKLEKPGAAKLLEKIAENLARSSGAQGATLVNGDDDKVQELINRGGSEKSNLSIMPARSQRGMNLSTSPRGWESSNDHARPMDYSGIDLSSRKISKPGADIHPPSGAYRPQDFQHREMDLSTRKIGKPESTGLPYDSRSVILRNHTMVTDLSKKQMYPGYEMPQAGAYHSSPRISGKEEHRLPNYTILPDPSKIASMRMNSGPLKRSMDMGEDPQQEMLKRMRTEGLPLRGTMDKRLTPIMNSSRRDDIVGPAIEEPVMMVRGEGSGSDCDAVNPIIGEAIEEQVVFFYGDGTGRECDTGNPGDDTSSENKESNESKNEGCSDVTTSLTPTKIVNPEGSVNEATSGEDKSLPPRINANCSQSSNPSGTIDNCQSTVVSSVSPKAKFKPTLGVQVIPRTGTSSGSGGVKKTSRWDVGRPEDKTECDSSIVSSGENISTPNETLNVADHHRTMGNDRLSMSDDHVPRQSETDDITSTSNQTPASSIVAECSSSVGDVENITDTIQTLSTQPDSSLSTETSTSTGNDYESKETEASEKLHCDSSVAPSVATSSVDVVQSVVSTVKEDFNTDEEKVCSPEPAEEKNDPTADSPPRFFFGPNCVSYSSKTEEETPSSEAPSTSDSKPEIEKLVSDNNNLAEIEEPQNPESSDTSRERKSPEIANEKPEAQPLYKIEEATIPSVSTVQSSTCPETVDEVECPSVPMDISILRDEKEEKIDASEQMEVSESNNPEESESQRKSNEALISAVEKTTEDSQPSTVVRSELGTIESSTDDPPRDESAMVIDSELSSSTPLLETVAKVDSPKKDDANAENKIVPPREINEADESRAESTNLTSDSSDQLAETTFEEAASSTLQVTPDDSTQTNETSDEKPYGAKELELSSDLDDKTKQSLDSEDDSCAMRVVKMNEENANNELCNEDAQDGFSKSSEIPEETKESVEPSDNIVQVGHTGRMHEERSQTSVQLPEDSSGDSIALSYSSLAVNPSEDSTTSGICEASSLPGNPESMEKEEIHEKVTPAPIVDSNIAKSPERITIESKKASSSTGLLQAVDSYTDDLSENQSSADQDSNEAMVIDDRTSDSTESVKDAKVDKAAPSAVETLNFVDKVSAPITSNEKTDEDIEAPLSTESSEVPACGASSAEPSENLEKTEDKEQSLNNETQPILVDPNLSGIQVSENNDVLPGLLKPEENPPVAPEALKNEDTKNNVTEIVEEKSSTVQPSLVPNYVCSDDDDVSDEVFEPETGELEVSSKKIDEESPVAIEDEISRLTVVVGNVEASEPKSSESKISSELEDKFPAGKSDVNICENSRDYSEPEFDNAETHEQTHPKIEASTKNIDVENKREIDEKLNIPGERLGTNDDTKETGVSEVSLENVQETDVKSDELIAEVVNEDVPKESACLEIARETQDPVTDCDEMSKTSSTFDTTAKDDDQGSKSIEFSNKESLEDISKLESIPSISVDAIEKIDELSTSESPMTNCESEGVTEKSIESEKKVDRSVVSGILESATDVADSLHDQSSLEISKGNQQHLTETSLIEKQDIADIPALPEFPTQPIEAKIIDEVVPAETRQAAEASELSVVTAPTLKTLADVPSEKSNESNFVNKVPVSIVSEKIDEVLSAKNEPKKEASKRLHGVSDSEDFPPTKSKPPSDDFDNELTTRHSIEEKSIAIDYSKLVESPAIPTTTVTALTTSSVTVDEKLASKTVEPPMEIMQKVTNHEVPKILGNCAESTPLEQKSSEIQSIDVKCVDLESDDSMGIDSQTIFEAPAEDVDPLACEEDDFSKRTNSEEASIPKIGIRVKPVADLVYEGWKLDSPDPPAAQIASRKRRNSAYESNSEEGTTKQEDDGETGGKRMKLRGKRSPDLQLRKSVEANRPEALTSEDEGPKDVTPVETIDIKDDDDEVIEIETTRNDKKPRGRPRGRRRRGNRSFPKPAARSKINTEKLSEENSENLATLPVTDSTDVGQTESKKKRKKRKMVLGLEIGIDIAVPESQGGPGVDEIPVRQSRRIAQLKIKEEADKRRIEEETLSDMRDNKKDRDGTEKKKRKKQKAESEDDAIIVKEVEREVKSRKRKKKKMLSTFNEAKPWQSSSGSSSDEEGQEEEDEEEIESEGSLLFKSDHEFSPESDLEKDEESEPLRRARTAKAGPSDVEDPEDEYACQKCGKADHPEWILLCDTCDQGWHCSCLRPALMLIPEGDWFCPPCQHYILVKKLRESLKTFDQNSKKHENEVLRKKRLAFVGISLDNVLKGERAGDSSRGSSEQSDNDSSSSSSGSSSSSSSSEESEPVYQLRERRCANTYKFNEYDDMINAAIQDEVEALQGAGNQGRGKDIATIVNAEKEEAQAEALKSREHDEDDDEDGKKSEKDSDEDYKIDKEEIDEEEEDHARKLSNKKMLSRKKHRKLNSLDISSEDDPESDEDFKGSSSEEEEDFDDQLESSDDSFAMNKRRGRKGESRPVRRSTRAARTRYDADFVNDDSEDSDRPKRKKSRSIWEGSESEESDNSWRQRKKKSRTIPAPRIRATSKSKSRKKKKRKRIIESDNLSDNDEEEAEEMNEVEAVHVEHQPLVEANEEEFKNNEQVSMKKIHEEELLQDGETKYEATNIEEENPKKKKKETTPRVKKAPGIRRKIIYGGLDNDGPRQEEETLARRTRGRKINYQDIMGSDSEEELNKVLRKTEESEDEFVVNEGEEFNEDVEKDSDSGDIYSPKKDIPKGKAKSPKNKKMKKSPAGSKTPTDNGTPKQRKKPGPKPGSKNKPRDQQVLAISPSAKPNDTDSVSRGLDMEGSTMSATGSVIGEVPEGSLTGLTADDINALDDEQIEQMMMEDEEYGRRQLELAAIEIAKNKKQEEKEAKKLEKARLKALEILAAEQQRDPNAPDGTDGEIPKKKKRGRRSKAEILAEQMRRDGVPSLLTGVPTILQPSLIPDVSPSHVSPNVVTSPALPTIVAAPVEIERSPGAQIPLMAGPDGQLFSPDGSPLKPKRRGRGKGKKTLALEAARAAEAAAKASGVDISQLGITGTDSNPEVKTDDIPNVLPTPGSSTSGSAPPTPPTSSVVPSQGLPLAQSPNQQQHPPPQQPTVYPTLPPSQQSSVITRMLQSQPVSSTPQSFTAAAAAMGHKYFGGPNAAGQMMAGPRPSNYDMPPRGRIPSPYRQSGPSSMPHFAAVRSGTPPMRMRVPGPQMYHTPHHPMDPSPSGGGPISINSRDRSSPLGPVPAMIPPAAGSPLAKGGPTPPPPPYVRGGPAHSRFADNPQLGPRHQIPQFPSPSPANHNMQQPSPPPNRPPGNFSPYHPPPPPNYHYGAYPPPPPMTTADDAAAYQGSPYSAEHFSTPAESQPQIQPPPPPPPPQQQPGPPQPHANEPGGPGNKQYDEEGTGEFGGLVSYFSSQREDDLDS; this is translated from the exons CAAGAAGTAGaaacggagaaagagagaattgAAAATACAGTGCAAAACGtaaacgagaataaagaagTTGAGGAGCAAGTCGAAGATgaggaagaagaggaggaagaagagggAGAAGGAGACGAGGAAGACGAAGAAGTGAGCAATGACGAAAGTTCAGAAGCGAATTCGGACGAAAACGACgaggaagaagaggaggaggaagaggacgaagaagaagaggacgaAGAGGATTCTCAAGAAGCATCGGAGATTAAGAATCAAGCGCCTCAATCGGTGATTCCACCAAAACTCGTGGAGAACAAAGCCCCACTGATGACAATTCAAGCGAAGAACGTAGTAGAGAAAGAAGCACCACGAACACCGTGGAAAGTATCGATTTCCGAAGTAAACAACGAAGTGGTGCCGATCAGTGGGGAAGCGGTGCAAATACCAAAGCCGATTGCGGCGAAGGCAAATGCCTTGGATTCAACGATTCAAGTTAAGGCTATCGAAACTCCGGTTATAACTACGTCACCActtaaattaataaatatccACGAGTTACAGAATCCAGCGGTAGTAGATCGAGGGCTTCAGCGGGAGGAGAAGTATTCCGTCAAATCGGCCTTGCCTTTTCAAGCCTCCGAATCGACATCGATTCACCCCAAATTTCCGGTTAAACCGATTGACAAATTGGCCGCTAATTTGTCGCGTATACAGtcggaaaaattggagaaaccCGGCGCAGCTAAGTTGCTTGAAAAAATAGCTGAGAATTTGGCCCGTTCGAGCGGTGCTCAAGGTGCAACGTTGGTAAACGGAGACGATGATAAAGTGCAGGAACTCATTAATCGAGGTGGATCTGAAAAATCGAACTTGAGTATAATGCCGGCGAGGAGTCAACGGGGGATGAATCTATCGACATCGCCTCGTGGCTGGGAAAGCTCGAACGATCATGCGAGACCGATGGATTATTCTGGCATCGATCTGTCTAGTCGTAAAATTTCCAAACCTGGTGCGGATATCCATCCTCCGTCGGGGGCTTATAGACCGCAAGATTTTCAGCATCGAGAGATGGATCTGAGCACAAGGAAAATCGGTAAGCCGGAAAGCACCGGTTTGCCGTACGATTCGCGCTCAGTAATACTCCGGAATCACACGATGGTGACCGATTTGAGCAAGAAACAAATGTACCCTGGTTACGAGATGCCTCAAGCTGGCGCGTATCACAGTAGTCCGAGAATAAGCGGTAAAGAAGAGCACAGACTTCCAAATTACACGATTTTACCGGATCCGAGTAAAATAGCATCGATGAGAATGAACAGTGGTCCTTTGAAAAGATCTATGGACATGGGCGAAGATCCACAGCAGGAAATGCTCAAGAGAATGAGAACAGAGGGCTTACCGTTGAGGGGCACGATGGACAAAAGGTTAACACCGATTATGAATTCTTCGAGACGCGATGACATCGTTGGGCCTGCAATCGAAGAGCCCGTGATGATGGTACGGGGTGAAGGCTCCGGAAGCGATTGCGATGCCGTTAACCCCATTATTGGCGAAGCGATCGAGGAACaagttgtatttttttacggCGACGGAACCGGTCGAGAGTGTGATACGGGTAATCCCGGCGACGATACGTCCTCAGAAAATAAGGAAAGCAACGAATCAAAAAACGAAGGTTGTAGCGACGTTACGACGAGTTTGACGCCTACGAAGATCGTCAATCCTGAGGGCAGCGTTAACGAAGCGACGAGCGGCGAGGACAAGTCGTTACCTCCGAGAATAAATGCAAATTGTTCTCAATCGAGTAATCCCAGCGGGACCATCGATAATTGTCAGTCTACCGTAGTTTCTTCGGTCTCTCCGAAGGCCAAGTTTAAACCTACGCTCGGGGTTCAAGTTATCCCTCGAACGGGCACCAGCAGTGGCAGCGGTGGAGTAAAGAAAACTTCGAGATGGGACGTCGGAAGACCTGAAGATAAAACCGAATGCGATAGCAGTATCGTATCGAGTGGAGAAAACATATCAACGCCTAACGAAACTTTAAATGTTGCCGATCATCATCGAACGATGGGTAATGATCGTTTGAGCATGAGCGACGATCACGTTCCAAGGCAATCCGAAACTGACGACATCACGAGTACATCCAATCAAACTCCCGCGAGTAGCATCGTCGCCGAATGCTCGTCGAGCGTTGGAGACGTCGAAAACATAACCGACACGATTCAAACTCTTTCGACGCAACCAGACAGCTCGTTATCCACTGAAACTTCAACTTCCACCGGCAACGATTATGAGAGCAAAGAGACAGAAGCCTCCGAAAAACTGCACTGTGATTCCTCGGTCGCTCCAAGCGTCGCCACTTCGTCCGTTGACGTCGTTCAATCCGTTGTATCAACGGTTAAGGAAGACTTCAACACGGACGAGGAAAAAGTTTGTTCGCCTGAACCCGCCGAGGAGAAAAACGATCCCACCGCCGATTCTCCACCGCGGTTTTTCTTCGGACCCAACTGCGTTTCTTACAGCTCGAAAACGGAAGAGGAAACACCCTCGAGCGAAGCTCCCTCCACTTCCGATAGCAAACCTGAGATCGAGAAACTCGTtagtgataataataatttagcTGAAATCGAGGAACCCCAAAATCCAGAATCATCGGATACGTCACGCGAAAGAAAGAGCCCCGAGATCGCGAATGAAAAACCCGAAGCTCAGCCACTCTATAAGATTGAGGAGGCAACGATCCCATCCGTTTCTACAGTACAGTCGTCGACGTGTCCAGAAACTGTTGACGAAGTTGAATGTCCTTCTGTGCCGATGGATATTTCGATCTTGCGAgacgagaaagaagaaaaaatcgacgcGAGCGAACAAATGGAGGTTTCTGAAAGTAACAATCCCGAAGAATCCGAATCGCAGAGAAAATCGAACGAAGCATTGATTTCTGCGGTTGAGAAAACAACCGAAGACAGTCAACCGTCGACAGTTGTGAGATCTGAACTCGGGACGATCGAATCCTCGACGGATGATCCACCAAGGGATGAGTCTGCGATGGTAATTGATTCAGAATTATCATCGAGTACGCCACTTTTAGAAACAGTTGCAAAAGTTGATTCTCCGAAAAAAGATGATGCGAatgctgaaaataaaattgttccTCCGAGAGAAATCAACGAAGCGGATGAATCGCGAGCGGAAAGTACTAATCTGACCAGCGATTCGAGCGACCAACTAGCCGAAACGACTTTCGAAGAGGCAGCGAGCTCAACGTTACAAGTTACTCCGGATGACAGTACGCAGACGAACGAGACGAGCGATGAGAAACCTTACGGCGCCAAAGAACTCGAGCTGTCGAGCGATCTTGACGACAAAACTAAACAATCCCTGGATTCTGAAGATGATTCATGCGCCATGAGAGTCGTCAAAATGAACGAAGAGAACGCCAACAACGAGCTCTGTAACGAGGACGCCCAAGACGGTTTCTCTAAAAGTTCTGAAATTCCCGAAGAAACTAAAGAAAGCGTTGAACCGTCTGATAATATCGTACAAGTTGGGCACACCGGGAGAATGCACGAGGAACGATCACAAACAAGCGTTCAATTGCCCGAAGATTCTTCCGGTGATTCGATCGCTTTGAGCTACTCCAGCTTGGCCGTTAATCCCAGCGAAGACTCCACCACGAGTGGAATCTGCGAAGCTTCGTCCTTGCCTGGCAACCCCGAATCCATggagaaagaagaaattcatgaaaaagtaaCTCCCGCTCCCATCGTTGATTCAAATATCGCTAAATCGCCCGAGAGAATAACCATCGAGAGCAAAAAAGCTTCGAGCTCAACCGGCCTCTTACAAGCGGTCGATTCCTACACGGACGATCTTTCGGAAAACCAAAGCTCAGCTGATCAAGACTCGAACGAAGCTATGGTCATTGATGACAGAACATCCGACTCCACAGAGTCCGTAAAAGATGCGAAGGTCGATAAAGCTGCACCGAGTGCGGTCGAAACTTTGAACTTTGTCGATAAAGTATCTGCTCCCATTACTTCCAACGAAAAAACCGACGAGGATATCGAAGCTCCGCTCTCCACCGAGTCGTCCGAGGTCCCAGCTTGTGGTGCATCTTCCGCAGAGCCCTCGGAAAACCTCGAAAAAACTGAAGATAAAGAGCAGAGTTTAAACAACGAGACTCAACCAATTTTGGTGGATCCAAACCTCTCAGGTATTCAGGTTTCCGAAAACAACGACGTTTTACCAGGTCTTCTAAAGCCAGAAGAGAATCCACCGGTTGCTCCAGAAGCCTTGAAAAACGAGGATACGAAGAATAACGTGACTGAaatagtagaagaaaaatcttcgaCTGTTCAACCTTCCCTCGTTCCCAATTACGTTTGTAGCGACGACGATGATGTGAGTGATGAAGTTTTCGAACCGGAGACTGGAGAACTCGAAGTGTCTTctaaaaaaatcgacgaagaATCTCCGGTTGCGATCGAGGATGAAATCTCAAGGCTAACGGTCGTAGTTGGTAACGTCGAGGCCTCTGAACCAAAAAGTTCTGAAAGCAAAATATCAAGCGAGTTGGAAGACAAATTTCCTGCGGGAAAATCGGATGTTAATATTTGTGAGAACAGCAGAGATTATTCCGAGCCCGAATTCGATAACGCGGAGACGCATGAACAAACGCACCCAAAAATCGAagcttcgacgaaaaatattgatgttGAGAACAAACGAGAGatcgacgaaaaattgaatattcctGGCGAGAGATTAGGAACGAATGACGACACAAAAGAAACGGGAGTGTCGGAAGTCAGCCTGGAAAATGTGCAAGAAACTGACGTTAAGTCTGATGAATTGATCGCCGAAGTGGTGAACGAGGATGTTCCAAAGGAATCTGCATGCTTAGAAATTGCGCGGGAAACTCAGGATCCTGTAACAGACTGTGACGAAATGAGTAAAACTTCAAGCACGTTTGACACTACTGCTAAAGACGATGATCAGGGGAGCAaatcaatcgaattttcaaataaagaaTCTTTGgaagatatttcaaaattgGAATCGATTCCTTCGATTTCTGTAGacgcgattgaaaaaatcgacgaattGTCAACTTCTGAGAGTCCAATGACAAATTGTGAGAGTGAGGGTGTAACTGAGAAATCAATTGAATCGGAAAAGAAAGTCGATCGGTCGGTCGTTTCTGGAATTCTCGAATCAGCAACTGACGTTGCTGATTCGCTGCACGACCAAAGTAGCCTTGAAATTTCGAAGGGTAATCAGCAGCATTTGACAGAAACGAGTTTGATCGAAAAGCAGGACATTGCCGACATTCCTGCGCTGCCAGAATTTCCTACGCAACCAATTGAAGCTAAAATAATCGATGAAGTTGTCCCAGCGGAAACTCGACAAGCTGCGGAAGCTTCAGAACTGAGTGTAGTTACCGCACCAACTTTGAAAACTTTGGCGGATGTTCCGAGCGAGAAATCGAACGAGAGTAATTTCGTGAACAAAGTTCCTGTATCAATCGTTAGCGAGAAAATTGATGAGGTTTTATCGGCGAAAAATGAACCGAAGAAAGAAGCGAGTAAACGATTGCACGGCGTATCAGACAGCGAAGATTTTCCGCCGACGAAATCGAAGCCACCGAGCGATGATTTCGATAATGAGCTTACAACTCGACATTCCATCGAGGAAAAAAGCATCGCAATTGATTACAGTAAACTCGTTGAAAGCCCGGCCATCCCGACAACAACTGTCACCGCCCTTACAACTTCGTCGGTTACGGTCGACGAAAAACTTGCTTCGAAAACTGTAGAACCACCAATGGAGATAATGCAAAAAGTGACGAATCACGAGGTCCCGAAAATTCTTGGTAATTGTGCTGAATCGACGCCGTTAGAGCAAAAATCCTCGGAGATCCAAAGCATCGACGTTAAATGTGTCGATCTGGAGTCTGATGATTCGATGGGAATCGATAGCCAGACTATATTCGAAGCTCCTGCCGAAGATGTGGATCCTCTCGCGTGCGAGGAagatgatttttcgaaaagaacCAATTCGGAAGAAGCTTCCATTCCAAAAATTGGCATTCGCGTTAAACCAGTTGCCGATCTAGTTTACGAAGGGTGGAAACTCGATTCGCCGGACCCTCCGGCTGCTCAGATTGCCTCGCGGAAACGACGCAACAGCGCTTATGAATCGAATTCCGAGGAGGGAACGACGAAGCAGGAAGATGACGGTGAAACAGGTGGAAAGAGAATGAAGCTTCGAGGCAAAAGATCTCCGGATTTGCAACTTCGGAAATCGGTCGAAGCGAATCGTCCTGAGGCCCTCACCTCTGAGGACGAAGGGCCTAAAGATGTAACGCCGGTTGAAACAATTGACATCAAAGACGACGATGATGAAGTTATCGAAATCGAGACTACGAGAAATGACAAAAAACCCCGTGGACGACCTCGAGGTAGGAGACGACGCGGTAATCGATCTTTTCCCAAACCAGCGGCTCGCTCTAAAATCAACACTGAAAAACTGTCCgaagaaaattctgaaaaccTCGCTACTCTTCCTGTCACTGATTCGACCGATGTTGGACAAACggagtcgaagaaaaaaagaaagaaaa GAAAAATGGTTCTTGGCCTGGAGATTGGGATCGATATTGCAGTACCGGAATCGCAAGGTGGTCCTGGTGTGGACGAGATCCCGGTGCGGCAATCACGAAGGATAGCGCAATTGAAGATCAAAGAGGAGGCTGACAAGAGAAGAATCGAGGAGGAAACGCTCAGTGACATGAGAGACAATAAAAAGGATCGCGATGGTACGGAGAAGAAGAAGCGGAAAAAGCAAAAAGCCGAGAGCGAGGACGACGCAATAATCGTTAAGGAAGTGGAGCGTGAGGTGAAATCACGAAAACgtaagaagaagaaaatgctGTCTACGTTCAACGAGGCCAAACCGTGGCAAAGTTCCTCAGGTTCGAGCAGCGACGAAGAGGGTCAGGAAGAGGAGGACGAAGAAGAAATTGAGAGCGAGGGTTCGCTTCTATTTAAAAGTGACCATGAATTTTCGCCTGAAAGTGATCTCGAGAAAGATGAAGAATCGGAACCTTTGAGACGAGCGAGAACTGCCAAAGCAGGACCGTCTGATGTTGAGGACCCGGAAGACGAGTATGCTTGTCAAAAGTGTGGAAAAGCTGATCATCCCGAATGGATTTTACTTTGCGATACTTGTGACCAAGGCTGGCACTGTTCCTGCTTAAGGCCAGCGTTGATGCTCATTCCCGAGGGCGATTGGTTCTGTCCACCGTGTCAACAC TATATCCTGGTGAAAAAACTACGAGAAAGTCTGAAAACCTTCGATCAAAATTCAAAGAAGCACGAAAACGAAGTCTTACGAAAAAAGAGACTCGCTTTTGTCGGTATCAGCTTGGACAACGTTCTCAAAGGTGAACGAGCTGGCGACAGCTCAAGAGGGTCTAGTGAACAATCGGATAACG ATTCGTCATCATCCTCTTCCGGATCGAGTTCAAGTAGTTCCAGCAGCGAAGAAAGCGAGCCCGTTTATCAATTGCGAGAAAGACGCTGCGCAAATACGTATAAATTCAACGAGTACGATGATATGATAAATGCAGCGATACAGGATGAAGTGGAAGCGCTTCAAGGAGCGGGCAATCAGGGACGTGGCAAGGACATTGCTACGATAGTGAACGCAGAGAAGGAAGAAGCCCAAGCGGAAGCGCTCAAGAGCAGAGAGCATGATGAggatgacgacgaagatggAAAGAAGTCGGAAAAGGACAGCGACGAGGATTATAAAATTGACAAAGAAGAAATTGACGAAGAGGAGGAAGACCACGCGAGAAAGTTATCcaacaaaaaaatgctctcgcGCAAGAAGCATCGCAAACTCAACAGTCTTGACATCAGTAGCGAGGATGATCCTGAGAGTGACGAAGACTTCAAAGGCTCGAGCAGTGAGGAGGAAGAAGATTTTGACGACCAGTTGGAATCGTCGGACGACTCATTTGCAATGAATAAAAGACGAGGTAGAAAAGGAGAATCTCGACCTGTTAGAAGATCGACAAGAGCTGCAAGAACGCGATACGATGCtgattttg TCAATGACGACAGTGAGGACAGCGATCGCCCGAAGAGAAAGAAGTCAAGATCTATTTGGGAAGGTTCGGAGAGCGAAGAAAGTGATAATTCGTGGCGGCAGCGTAAAAAGAA GAGTAGGACTATCCCGGCACCTCGCATCAGGGCAACGTCAAAATCGAAATcccgaaagaaaaagaaaaggaaacgcATTATAGAATCTGATAATCTTAGTGACAACGATGAGGAGGAGGCTGAGGAAATGAACGAGGTTGAAGCAGTACATGTCGAGCATCAGCCGCTGGTAGAAGCCAACGAGGAGGAATTCAAAAACAATGAGCAAGTCTCTATGAAGAAGATTCACGAGGAAGAATTACTGCAGGATGGCGAGACCAAATATGAAGCTACGAATATCGAAGAGGAAAAtccgaaaaagaagaagaag GAAACCACGCCAAGAGTTAAGAAAGCTCCCGGTATCAGAAGAAAA ATTATTTATGGTGGTCTTGATAACGATGGACCGAGGCAAGAAGAGGAAACACTGGCGAGGCGTACGCGTGGACGTAAAATCAATTATCAGGACATTATGGGGTCTGACAGTGAAGAG GAGCTGAATAAGGTTTTACGAAAAACGGAGGAAAGCGAAGACGAGTTCGTCGTCAATGAAGGAGAAGAGTTCAATGAGGACGTCGAAAAGGATTCGGACTCGG GTGACATATATTCGCCCAAGAAAGATATACCGAAAGGAAAAGCTAAATCGCCGAAGaacaaaaagatgaaaaaaagtcctgCCGGTTCGAAAACTCCAACGGACAATGGTACgccaaaacaaagaaaaaaaccagGCCCGAAACCCGGAAGTAAAAACAAGCCTCGTGATCAACAAGTATTGGCAATATCACCAAGCGCAAAGCCAAACGATACGGACTCGGTGTCCCGTGGACTAGATATGGAAG GCTCGACAATGTCGGCGACGGGATCGGTAATCGGGGAAGTCCCAGAGGGTTCGTTGACGGGTTTGACAGCCGACGATATAAACGCTTTGGATGACGAGCAGATAGAGCAAATGATGATGGAAGACGAAGAGTACGGTCGACGACAGCTCGAGTTAGCGGCGATCGAGATAGCTAAGAACAAGAAGcaggaagagaaagaagcgAAAAAATTAGAGAAGGCGCGTTTGAAAGCTTTGGAGATTCTAGCAGCGGAGCAACAGCGTGATCCAAATGCGCCGGATGGGACGGACGGGGAGATaccgaagaagaaaaaacggggGCGTCGTAGTAAAGCAGAAATTCTTGCAGAACAGATGCGCCGTGACGGTGTGCCGAGTTTGTTGACGGGTGTTCCGACTATCTTACAACCGAGTTTAATACCGGACGTGTCCCCGAGCCATGTGTCGCCAAACGTAGTGACGAGTCCGGCATTACCAACGATCGTAGCAGCGCCGGTGGAAATAGAGAGAAGTCCAGGGGCTCAAATACCACTGATGGCCGGACCAGACGGTCAACTATTCAGTCCGGATGGATCACCGCTAAAGCCAAAGAGGAGAGGTCGGGGCAAGGGTAAGAAAACACTCGCGTTGGAGGCTGCTCGCGCGGCTGAGGCGGCAGCGAAAGCTTCCGGCGTCGATATCAGCCAACTCGGAATCACCGGAACCGACTCTAATCCAGAAGTTAAAACGGACGATATCCCGAACGTTCTTCCTACTCCAGGTAGCAGTACTTCGGGTTCAGCACCGCCAACACCACCGACAAGCAGTGTCGTTCCGAGCCAAGGACTACCGTTGGCTCAATCACCTAATCAACAGCAACATCCCCCGCCGCAACAACCCACGGTCTATCCTACTCTGCCGCCTAGTCAACAGTCTTCCGTAATCACGAGGATGCTGCAGTCCCAGCCAGTATCGAGTACACCGCAATCGTTCACCGCTGCGGCAGCAGCGATGGGTCACAAGTATTTTGGCGGTCCAAACGCAGCCGGCCAAATGATGGCGGGTCCTAGACCAAGCAATTACGACATGCCGCCACGTGGCAGAATACCATCTCCTTACAGGCAATCGGGTCCTTCCTCGATGCCACACTTTGCAGCTGTGCGTTCGGGAACCCCACCGATGAGGATGCGAGTACCAGGCCCCCAGATGTATCACACACCTCATCATCCCATGGACCCATCGCCCTCCGGAGGTGGGCCGATATCGATAAACAGTCGGGATCGGAGCTCACCCCTCGGTCCTGTACCAGCGATGATACCACCAGCCGCCGGTAGTCCGTTGGCAAAAGGTGGTCCCACACCTCCGCCCCCGCCTTATGTCAGAGGCGGCCCGGCTCACTCGAGATTCGCCGATAATCCACAGTTAGGACCAAGACATCAAATACCACAATTCCCAAGTCCCTCGCCAGCCAACCACAACATGCAGCAACCGTCACCACCCCCGAATCGACCACCCGGCAACTTTTCTCCGTACCatccaccaccaccaccgaaTTATCATTACGGGGCTTACCCACCACCACCGCCCATGACTACGGCTGATGACGCAGCAGCTTATCAAGGTTCACCTTACTCTGCCGAACATTTTTCAACCCCCGCTGAGAGCCAACCTCAAATACAGCCACCGCCGCCACCGCCACCTCCTCAACAGCAACCCGGCCCACCGCAGCCTCACGCGAACGAACCTGGAGGACCTGGCAATAAGCAGTACGACGAAGAAGGTACCGGTGAATTTGGTGGTCTCGTTTCCTATTTCAGCAGTCAACGAGAGGACGATCTTGACTCGTAG